A genomic stretch from Bradyrhizobium sp. 195 includes:
- a CDS encoding DUF1304 domain-containing protein, with product MIANVLVALVAALHVFFLILEMFLWDKPQGLKVFRNTPEKAEITKVLAANQGLYNGFLAAGLIWGLVHGNPAFAFQIKVFFLLCVIVAGAYGAATVSSRILMVQALPAAVAVAALFLAWPST from the coding sequence CTGATCGCCAATGTCCTGGTGGCGCTGGTCGCCGCGCTACACGTCTTCTTCCTGATCCTGGAGATGTTCCTCTGGGACAAGCCGCAGGGCCTGAAGGTGTTTCGCAACACGCCAGAGAAGGCCGAGATCACGAAAGTGCTGGCTGCCAATCAAGGGCTCTATAACGGCTTCCTCGCCGCCGGCCTGATCTGGGGTCTCGTCCACGGCAACCCGGCCTTCGCCTTCCAGATCAAGGTGTTCTTCCTGCTTTGCGTGATCGTGGCCGGCGCCTATGGCGCCGCGACCGTCAGCAGCCGCATCCTGATGGTCCAGGCGCTGCCGGCGGCGGTCGCGGTGGCTGCCTTGTTCCTCGCCTGGCCCTCGACCTGA
- a CDS encoding ABC transporter substrate-binding protein, protein MRNGLLHLVAGTALALALTVSAANAQKKYDPGASDTEIKVGQTMPFSGPASAYSSIGKTQAAYFKMINDQGGINGRKINLIQYDDAYSPPKAVEQIRKLVESDEVLLTFQIIGTPVNAAVQKYLNSKKVPQLFAATGASRFTDPKNYPWTMGFNPNYFVEGRIYGQYILKEHPNAKIGVLYQNDDLGKDYLNGIKAGLGDKAAKMIVTEASYEVSDPTVDSQVLKIKDAGADLFFSATTPKQAAQAIKKIAEMGWHPVQIVDINATSVGAVLKPAGLDAAKGLISVNYGKEPLDPTWKDDPGLKRYFDFMAKYYPDGDKDSNFNTYGYSTAQLLVHVLKQCGDDLTRENVMKQAASLKDVVSDTALPGIKANTSPTDYRVNKQLQMMKFNGERWELFGPILEDAGPAG, encoded by the coding sequence ATGAGGAACGGATTGTTGCATCTGGTCGCCGGTACGGCACTCGCTTTGGCGCTGACGGTCTCGGCGGCCAATGCCCAGAAGAAATATGATCCGGGCGCCAGCGACACCGAGATCAAGGTCGGCCAGACCATGCCGTTCTCGGGACCGGCGTCGGCCTATTCGTCGATCGGCAAAACCCAGGCCGCCTATTTCAAGATGATCAACGACCAGGGCGGCATCAACGGCCGCAAGATCAACCTGATCCAGTATGACGACGCCTATTCGCCGCCGAAGGCCGTGGAGCAGATCCGCAAGCTGGTCGAGAGCGACGAGGTGCTGCTGACCTTCCAGATCATCGGCACGCCCGTGAACGCGGCCGTGCAGAAATATCTCAATTCCAAGAAGGTGCCGCAGCTGTTCGCAGCAACGGGCGCCTCGCGCTTCACCGATCCGAAGAACTATCCGTGGACGATGGGCTTCAATCCGAACTACTTCGTCGAGGGCCGCATCTACGGACAGTACATCCTGAAGGAGCATCCGAACGCCAAGATCGGCGTGCTCTACCAGAACGACGACCTCGGCAAGGACTATCTGAACGGCATCAAGGCCGGCCTCGGCGACAAGGCCGCCAAGATGATCGTGACCGAAGCGTCCTACGAAGTGTCCGATCCGACCGTCGATTCGCAGGTCCTCAAGATCAAGGACGCCGGCGCCGATCTGTTCTTCAGCGCCACCACGCCGAAGCAGGCCGCGCAGGCGATCAAGAAGATCGCCGAGATGGGCTGGCATCCGGTGCAGATCGTCGACATCAACGCCACCTCGGTCGGCGCGGTGCTGAAGCCGGCCGGCCTCGACGCCGCCAAGGGCCTGATCAGCGTCAATTACGGCAAGGAACCGCTCGATCCGACCTGGAAGGACGATCCCGGCCTGAAGAGGTATTTCGACTTCATGGCCAAGTACTATCCGGATGGCGACAAGGACTCGAACTTCAACACTTACGGCTACAGCACTGCGCAGCTGCTGGTCCATGTGCTGAAGCAGTGCGGTGACGATCTGACGCGCGAGAACGTCATGAAGCAGGCGGCGTCGCTGAAGGACGTCGTCAGCGATACCGCGCTGCCCGGCATCAAGGCCAACACCTCACCGACCGACTACCGCGTCAACAAGCAGCTTCAGATGATGAAGTTCAACGGCGAGCGCTGGGAGCTGTTCGGCCCGATCCTGGAAGACGCGGGCCCGGCAGGTTAG
- a CDS encoding LysR family transcriptional regulator, which produces MNELAAFALVANERSFTRAAVKLGVSQSALSHTIRRLEQRLELKLLARTTKSVAPTAAGAALLEDVSPALEQIRDAIDRAQSVRRRPEGRLRIVMSRSAAVMVLLPRLRAFAEAYPDIVLDVVTVTGPVDLVAGEFDAGIQLGEYIQKDMIAVRVTPELRLAVVGSPRYFASRRIPEKPKDLSDHRCITLRLAGGPYRWEFEQGRKSVTINVNGPLIIDDTHLVIQAALAGVGIGIAYEEQVAGYVAQRRLVRVLEDWTPPIPGFFMYYPSRQHQPAALSALVNALRLSEQKSAR; this is translated from the coding sequence ATGAACGAGCTCGCTGCGTTTGCACTCGTAGCCAATGAGCGAAGCTTTACACGCGCTGCGGTAAAGCTGGGTGTATCCCAGTCTGCCTTGAGCCACACCATCCGGAGGCTTGAGCAGCGGCTCGAGCTGAAGCTGCTCGCTCGAACAACCAAGAGCGTTGCGCCAACCGCTGCGGGGGCAGCTCTTTTGGAAGACGTGTCGCCGGCACTTGAGCAAATTCGTGATGCCATCGACAGAGCCCAAAGCGTTCGGCGCCGTCCCGAAGGTCGCCTTCGAATTGTCATGTCACGATCCGCTGCCGTGATGGTATTGTTACCGCGCCTCAGAGCCTTCGCCGAGGCCTACCCTGACATCGTTCTGGACGTTGTCACCGTCACGGGACCTGTGGACCTTGTTGCAGGCGAGTTCGATGCCGGTATTCAGCTTGGCGAGTACATTCAAAAGGACATGATCGCGGTTCGTGTCACGCCCGAACTGCGATTGGCGGTCGTAGGGTCGCCACGCTATTTCGCTTCACGACGCATCCCCGAAAAGCCAAAGGACCTCAGCGATCATCGGTGCATCACCCTGCGTCTTGCGGGTGGTCCTTATCGGTGGGAGTTTGAGCAGGGACGAAAGTCGGTCACCATCAACGTGAATGGCCCGCTCATCATTGACGATACTCACCTGGTGATCCAGGCGGCGCTTGCTGGAGTCGGTATCGGAATTGCCTATGAGGAGCAGGTCGCCGGATATGTTGCGCAACGCCGCCTTGTCAGGGTGCTGGAGGACTGGACGCCGCCGATTCCCGGCTTCTTCATGTATTATCCCAGTCGTCAGCATCAACCAGCCGCGCTGTCTGCACTAGTGAACGCACTACGACTCTCCGAACAGAAGTCGGCGCGTTGA
- a CDS encoding methylated-DNA--[protein]-cysteine S-methyltransferase gives MASRSTKLSIRFGLDRLTTPIGIALLVTDAEGALRALDWADYEHRMRELLRLHYGVVDLSDQPAPATMRTALSGYFEGDLGQLSSIGWRIAGTPFQQKVWTALAQIPAGTTMSYGALAARIDTPKAIRAVGHANGSNPISVVLPCHRLIGADGSLVKYGGGLERKRWLLRHEGVEL, from the coding sequence ATGGCCAGCCGCTCAACCAAACTCTCTATTCGCTTCGGCCTCGATCGCCTGACGACGCCGATCGGAATCGCCTTGCTCGTCACCGATGCCGAGGGTGCGCTACGCGCGCTCGACTGGGCAGACTACGAGCACCGCATGCGCGAGCTCCTGCGCCTGCACTACGGCGTGGTCGATCTGAGCGATCAGCCTGCGCCCGCGACCATGCGGACGGCGCTGTCGGGCTATTTCGAAGGCGATCTCGGTCAGCTCTCGAGCATCGGATGGCGCATCGCCGGCACGCCGTTCCAGCAAAAGGTCTGGACTGCGCTCGCGCAAATCCCTGCGGGCACCACCATGAGCTATGGCGCGCTCGCCGCCAGGATCGACACGCCAAAAGCCATTCGCGCCGTCGGCCACGCCAACGGCTCCAACCCGATCAGCGTGGTGCTGCCATGCCATCGGCTCATCGGCGCCGATGGTTCGCTGGTGAAATACGGCGGCGGCCTCGAGCGCAAGCGCTGGCTGCTGCGGCACGAGGGGGTGGAGCTCTAA
- a CDS encoding ABC transporter substrate-binding protein yields MSNRRAFIAATAALAFAFSASHALAQKKYDTGASDTEIKIGQTVPFSGAYSVYANIGKTQAAYFKMINDQGGINGRKINLIQYDDAYSPPKTVEQVRKLVEGDEVLFTFQIIGTAANAAVQKYLNGKKIPQLLASTGAARFNDPQNYPWTIAYNPNYVSEGRIYAKYILKEHPNAKIGVLYQNDDMGRDYLAGLKSGLGDKAASMIVGEVSYEVTDPTVDSQVVKLKSLGADLFYDASTPKFAAQAIKKVAELNWNPVHILDINASPISATLKPAGLDISKGIISTQYGKEPSDPQWKDDPGVKAFFAFMDKYFPEGDKLNTVNTYAYSVAELLTQVLKQCGDDLSRENVMKQVANIKDFTPSFALPGIKINTGPNDYRVNKQMQMMRFNGERWELFGPIIEDNGPAG; encoded by the coding sequence ATGAGCAATCGCAGAGCCTTCATAGCTGCCACGGCGGCGCTCGCCTTCGCGTTCTCCGCCAGCCACGCCCTCGCCCAGAAGAAATACGACACCGGAGCGAGCGACACCGAGATCAAGATCGGCCAGACCGTGCCGTTCTCCGGCGCCTACTCCGTCTATGCCAATATCGGCAAGACCCAGGCCGCCTACTTCAAGATGATCAACGACCAGGGCGGCATCAACGGCCGCAAGATCAATCTGATCCAATATGACGACGCCTATTCGCCGCCGAAGACGGTGGAGCAGGTGCGCAAGCTCGTCGAAGGCGACGAGGTGCTGTTCACCTTCCAGATCATCGGCACCGCCGCCAACGCCGCCGTGCAGAAATATCTCAACGGCAAGAAGATCCCGCAGTTGCTGGCGTCCACCGGCGCCGCGCGCTTCAACGATCCGCAGAACTATCCCTGGACCATCGCCTACAATCCCAACTACGTGTCCGAGGGGCGGATCTACGCCAAGTACATTCTCAAGGAGCATCCGAACGCCAAGATCGGCGTGCTCTACCAGAACGACGACATGGGCCGCGACTATCTGGCGGGCCTCAAGAGCGGCCTCGGCGACAAGGCAGCCAGCATGATCGTCGGCGAGGTGTCCTACGAGGTCACCGATCCGACCGTGGACTCGCAGGTGGTCAAGCTGAAGTCGCTGGGCGCCGATCTCTTCTACGATGCCTCGACGCCGAAGTTCGCGGCCCAAGCCATCAAGAAGGTGGCCGAGCTCAACTGGAACCCGGTGCACATCCTCGACATCAATGCGAGCCCGATCTCGGCGACGCTGAAGCCGGCCGGTCTCGACATCTCCAAGGGCATCATCTCGACCCAATACGGCAAGGAGCCGAGCGATCCGCAGTGGAAGGACGATCCGGGCGTGAAAGCGTTCTTCGCCTTCATGGACAAGTATTTCCCCGAAGGCGACAAGCTCAACACGGTCAACACCTATGCTTACTCTGTCGCCGAGCTGCTGACGCAGGTGCTGAAGCAGTGCGGCGACGACTTGTCGCGTGAGAACGTGATGAAGCAGGTCGCCAACATCAAGGACTTCACCCCGAGCTTTGCGCTGCCCGGCATCAAGATCAACACCGGGCCGAACGACTATCGCGTCAACAAGCAGATGCAGATGATGCGGTTCAACGGTGAACGCTGGGAGCTGTTCGGACCGATCATCGAGGACAACGGCCCAGCGGGTTAG
- a CDS encoding DUF1330 domain-containing protein, with protein MGHIDPTKEIFAQFRDNDRPGPIHMLNLVRLRKEAAYPDGRKASGAEAYAAYGRDSGPVFERLGGRIVWQGRFELMLIGPQDERWDHCFIAEYPSVSAFVEMIRDPVYREAVKHRQAAVDDSRLIRHAVLPVGKNFGEIPA; from the coding sequence ATGGGCCATATCGATCCGACCAAGGAGATCTTCGCACAATTCCGGGACAACGACCGCCCCGGCCCGATCCACATGCTCAACCTGGTGCGCCTGCGCAAAGAAGCGGCCTATCCGGACGGACGCAAGGCGAGCGGCGCGGAAGCCTACGCAGCCTATGGCCGCGACAGCGGGCCGGTGTTCGAACGCCTTGGCGGCCGCATCGTCTGGCAGGGCAGGTTCGAGCTGATGTTGATCGGTCCGCAGGACGAACGCTGGGACCATTGCTTCATCGCCGAATATCCAAGCGTCTCAGCCTTCGTCGAGATGATCCGCGATCCCGTCTATCGCGAAGCGGTGAAGCATCGGCAGGCGGCGGTGGACGATTCACGGCTGATCCGGCACGCGGTGCTGCCGGTGGGCAAGAATTTCGGGGAGATACCGGCGTAG
- a CDS encoding transglycosylase domain-containing protein: MGLGKKKGGRKEPLFGLPAALADLRLTAADRIPGGDDKPKKSTKSSAKRKSEDAGDEPPRERKVSASRSGAKRRSKSRGSFGLGRLVYWGAVLSLWGVIAVIGVVIYVGAHLPPIQSLEIPKRPPTIQIVGIDGSMLAQRGEMAGANVALQDLPPYLPKAFIAIEDRRFYSHFGIDPVGILRALVTNVLHRGVSQGGSTLTQQLAKNLFLTQERTMQRKLQEAELAIWLERKHSKNEILELYLNRVYFGSGAYGVEAAAQKYFGKSAKNVTIAEAAMLAGLVKSPSRLAPNRNPEGAEARAQIVLTAMADAKFITEAQAKASIGQPSYNVKPAGAGTVNYVADWIGEVLDDLVGQIDESIKVETTIDPKLQSVAEAAIIDELAAKSVKFNVSQGALVAMTPDGAVRAMVGGRNYSESQYNRAVTAKRQPGSSFKPFVYLTALEQGLTPDTMRQDAPIEVKGWRPENYTHEYFGAVTLTQALAMSLNTVAIRLGLEVGPKNVVRTAHRLGISSKLEPNASIALGTSEVSVVELVGAYAPFANGGFGVAPHVVTRIRTLSGKLLYMRQPEERNQVIDPRYVGMMNTMMRETLISGTAKKAEIPGWPAAGKTGTSQDYRDAWFIGYTANLVTGVWLGNDDNSPTKKATGGGLPVEVWTRFMKTAHEGVPVTALPSAPGGWGLSNLAQAASQVSPPTAAPAPGPAPSNSYRPPPTRANVRPEAAAGLDGWLMDRLFGGNR; this comes from the coding sequence ATGGGGTTGGGAAAGAAAAAGGGTGGGCGGAAGGAGCCGCTGTTCGGCTTGCCCGCGGCGCTCGCCGATCTGCGCCTCACCGCGGCGGATCGCATTCCCGGCGGCGACGACAAGCCGAAGAAATCGACGAAATCATCCGCCAAGCGCAAGAGCGAGGATGCCGGCGACGAGCCGCCGCGCGAGCGCAAGGTGTCGGCCAGCCGCAGCGGCGCCAAGCGCCGGTCGAAGTCGCGCGGTAGCTTCGGCCTCGGCCGTCTGGTCTATTGGGGCGCGGTGCTGAGCCTGTGGGGCGTGATCGCCGTGATCGGCGTCGTGATCTATGTCGGCGCCCATCTGCCACCGATCCAGTCCCTGGAGATTCCCAAACGCCCGCCGACGATCCAGATTGTCGGCATCGACGGCAGCATGCTAGCGCAGCGCGGCGAGATGGCCGGCGCCAATGTCGCGCTGCAGGACTTGCCGCCTTACCTGCCGAAGGCGTTCATCGCCATCGAGGACCGCCGCTTCTATTCGCATTTCGGCATCGATCCCGTCGGCATCCTGCGTGCCCTCGTCACCAACGTGCTCCATCGCGGCGTCTCGCAGGGCGGCTCGACACTGACGCAGCAGCTCGCCAAAAACCTGTTCCTGACCCAGGAGCGCACCATGCAGCGCAAGCTGCAGGAGGCGGAGCTCGCGATTTGGCTGGAGCGCAAGCATTCCAAGAACGAGATTTTGGAGCTTTACCTGAACCGCGTCTATTTCGGCTCGGGCGCCTATGGCGTCGAGGCGGCGGCGCAGAAATATTTCGGCAAGTCGGCCAAGAACGTCACGATCGCCGAAGCGGCAATGCTCGCCGGCCTCGTCAAGTCGCCCTCGCGGCTCGCACCGAACCGCAATCCTGAAGGCGCGGAAGCGCGCGCGCAAATCGTGCTCACGGCGATGGCAGATGCGAAGTTCATCACCGAAGCGCAGGCGAAGGCCTCGATCGGCCAACCCTCCTACAATGTGAAGCCGGCCGGTGCCGGCACGGTCAACTACGTCGCGGACTGGATCGGCGAGGTGCTGGACGATCTGGTCGGCCAGATCGACGAGAGCATCAAGGTCGAGACCACGATCGATCCGAAGCTGCAGAGCGTGGCCGAAGCCGCCATCATCGACGAGCTCGCAGCCAAGAGCGTCAAGTTCAACGTCAGCCAGGGCGCGCTGGTGGCGATGACGCCTGATGGCGCCGTGCGCGCCATGGTGGGCGGGCGGAACTATTCCGAGAGCCAGTACAACCGCGCGGTCACGGCCAAGCGCCAGCCGGGCTCCTCGTTCAAGCCGTTCGTGTATCTGACGGCGCTCGAGCAGGGCCTGACGCCTGACACGATGCGCCAGGACGCGCCGATCGAGGTCAAGGGCTGGAGACCCGAGAACTACACCCACGAATATTTCGGCGCGGTGACGCTGACGCAGGCGCTGGCGATGTCGCTCAACACCGTCGCCATCCGCCTCGGCCTCGAGGTCGGGCCGAAGAACGTTGTGCGTACCGCGCACCGGCTCGGCATCTCCTCGAAGCTCGAGCCGAACGCCTCGATCGCGCTCGGCACCTCCGAGGTCTCCGTGGTCGAATTGGTCGGCGCCTATGCGCCCTTCGCCAATGGCGGCTTCGGGGTGGCGCCGCATGTCGTGACGCGGATCAGGACGCTCAGCGGCAAGCTGCTCTACATGCGCCAGCCTGAGGAACGCAATCAGGTCATCGACCCCCGCTATGTCGGCATGATGAACACGATGATGCGGGAAACGCTGATATCGGGCACCGCCAAGAAGGCGGAGATCCCGGGCTGGCCGGCGGCCGGCAAGACCGGCACCAGCCAGGATTATCGCGACGCCTGGTTCATCGGCTACACCGCCAACCTCGTCACCGGCGTCTGGCTCGGCAATGACGACAACTCGCCGACCAAGAAGGCCACCGGCGGCGGCCTGCCGGTGGAAGTCTGGACGCGCTTCATGAAGACCGCGCACGAGGGCGTGCCGGTGACAGCCTTGCCGAGCGCACCAGGTGGCTGGGGCCTGTCGAACCTCGCGCAAGCGGCATCGCAGGTGTCACCACCGACTGCGGCTCCGGCACCAGGACCGGCACCGTCCAACTCCTATCGCCCGCCGCCGACGCGCGCCAATGTGCGGCCGGAAGCAGCGGCGGGGCTGGATGGCTGGCTGATGGACCGGCTGTTTGGCGGGAATCGCTAG
- a CDS encoding nuclear transport factor 2 family protein — MDTDTSALRSLAQTYSDAAYEMDAEKFASILHPLSSVTKVAEDGDIGVTPIATWLAAVRNMKAPKQQRFERDDQILSIDIEGELALLKVKLHIPPRRFTDLLSCLKVNGTWKIVQKVMTSQI; from the coding sequence ATGGACACGGACACTTCCGCCTTGCGCTCCCTCGCGCAAACCTATTCCGATGCCGCCTATGAAATGGATGCTGAGAAATTTGCATCCATACTTCATCCCTTGAGTTCGGTGACGAAGGTCGCCGAGGACGGCGATATCGGCGTGACGCCGATTGCAACCTGGCTAGCAGCGGTTCGCAACATGAAAGCTCCGAAGCAACAGCGCTTCGAGCGGGATGATCAGATCCTGTCAATCGACATTGAAGGAGAGCTCGCGCTCTTGAAAGTGAAATTGCACATTCCGCCGCGTCGCTTCACGGACCTTTTGTCATGCCTGAAGGTGAACGGGACCTGGAAGATCGTGCAGAAAGTGATGACGTCGCAAATCTGA
- a CDS encoding polyhydroxyalkanoate depolymerase, whose translation MPIGEFGGAPPLAAEGSPVLTTPMYWMYEMAQASLNPARAVTDATKLLFQNPLNPWARTEVGKSVAAACELFERTTRRYGKPEWGLNDTEVNGLRVPIEIRSVWEKPFCRLLYFDRKFARPLRSPQPRVLIVAPMSGHYATLLRGTVEAFLPAHEVYITDWADARMVPLSDGRFDLDDYIDYVIEMLHVLGGNTHVMAVCQPSVPVVAAVSVMEARRDPFVPTSMTLMGGPIDTRRNPTAVNNLAQERGIDWFRNHVITKVPFPHPGMMRDVYPGFLQLNGFISMNLDRHMDAHKQLFANLVKGDGDLVDKHRDFYDEYLAVMDLSAEYYLQTVDTVFVKHSLPKGEMTHRGTRVDPSKVTRVALMTVEGENDDISGLGQTEATHTLCSAIPDHRRVHYVQKGVGHYGVFNGSRFKSEIVPRIHDFMVSAANPSSLQALAAE comes from the coding sequence ATGCCGATTGGTGAGTTTGGCGGCGCGCCGCCCCTGGCTGCAGAAGGCAGTCCGGTCCTGACGACGCCGATGTACTGGATGTACGAGATGGCACAGGCCTCTCTCAATCCAGCACGCGCCGTCACCGATGCAACCAAGCTCCTGTTTCAGAATCCGCTCAATCCATGGGCGCGCACCGAGGTCGGCAAGTCGGTCGCGGCGGCCTGCGAGTTGTTCGAGCGCACCACGCGCCGCTACGGCAAGCCGGAATGGGGTCTCAACGATACCGAGGTCAACGGCCTCCGCGTCCCGATCGAGATCCGCTCGGTCTGGGAAAAGCCGTTCTGCCGGCTGCTCTACTTCGATCGCAAGTTCGCTCGTCCCCTGCGCAGCCCGCAGCCGCGCGTGCTGATCGTCGCGCCGATGTCCGGCCATTATGCGACGCTGCTCCGCGGCACGGTCGAGGCGTTCCTGCCCGCGCATGAGGTCTACATCACCGACTGGGCCGACGCCCGCATGGTGCCGCTCAGCGACGGCCGCTTCGATCTCGACGATTACATCGACTACGTCATCGAGATGCTGCACGTCCTCGGCGGCAACACCCATGTCATGGCGGTGTGCCAGCCCTCGGTGCCCGTCGTCGCCGCCGTCTCGGTCATGGAAGCGCGGCGCGATCCCTTCGTGCCGACCTCGATGACGTTGATGGGCGGACCGATCGACACCCGCCGCAATCCGACCGCGGTGAACAATCTGGCCCAGGAGCGCGGCATCGACTGGTTCCGCAACCACGTCATCACCAAGGTGCCGTTCCCGCATCCGGGCATGATGCGCGACGTCTATCCGGGTTTCCTGCAGCTCAACGGGTTCATCAGCATGAACCTCGACCGGCACATGGACGCCCACAAGCAGCTCTTCGCCAATCTGGTGAAGGGCGACGGCGACCTCGTCGACAAGCATCGCGACTTCTACGACGAATATCTCGCGGTGATGGACCTCTCCGCCGAGTATTATTTGCAGACCGTCGACACCGTGTTCGTGAAGCATTCGCTGCCGAAGGGCGAGATGACCCATCGCGGAACCCGCGTCGATCCCTCCAAGGTCACGCGCGTGGCGTTGATGACGGTCGAAGGCGAGAACGACGACATCTCCGGTCTCGGCCAGACCGAAGCAACGCACACATTGTGCAGCGCGATTCCCGATCATCGCCGCGTTCATTACGTCCAGAAGGGCGTCGGACATTACGGCGTGTTCAACGGTTCGCGCTTCAAGTCCGAGATCGTGCCGCGGATTCACGACTTCATGGTCTCGGCTGCGAATCCGAGCTCATTGCAGGCGCTCGCGGCCGAATAA
- a CDS encoding M48 family metallopeptidase: MICFCAERFPWRRLWQNPGALLPPGLTDMATRALLYRRPHEPKTLVITHGSQFFAIRLRRHRRARRYTLRIHPSDREAILTMPPRGTLAEAKDFAQRHGAWIAARLGRLPKAAPFQPGTVIPLRGTPHRIVHRAGTRGTVWTEVRDSGERILCVAGGLEHVDRRVGDFLKREARCDLQRSAEAYAAELGVRVRRLSIRDQSSRWGSCTSAGSLSFSWRLILAPPYVLDYLAAHEVAHLVEMNHSARFWRVCGKVCPSMERAKKWLDTYGNDLHRYGAED, translated from the coding sequence ATGATTTGTTTTTGCGCCGAGCGCTTTCCCTGGCGGCGGTTATGGCAGAATCCGGGCGCCCTCCTGCCCCCCGGACTGACAGACATGGCCACTCGCGCACTCCTCTATCGGCGGCCCCACGAACCGAAGACCCTCGTCATCACCCACGGATCGCAATTTTTTGCGATCCGATTGCGCCGGCACAGACGCGCGCGCCGCTACACGCTCAGAATTCATCCGAGCGATCGCGAAGCCATCCTCACGATGCCGCCGCGCGGCACGCTCGCCGAAGCAAAAGACTTCGCGCAGCGTCACGGTGCGTGGATTGCAGCGCGTCTCGGTCGCTTGCCGAAGGCCGCGCCGTTCCAGCCGGGCACAGTGATACCGCTCCGCGGCACGCCGCATCGCATCGTTCATCGCGCCGGAACGCGCGGTACGGTGTGGACCGAGGTGCGCGATAGCGGCGAACGCATTCTGTGCGTCGCCGGCGGGCTCGAACATGTCGATCGCCGCGTCGGTGACTTCCTTAAGCGCGAGGCGCGCTGCGACCTGCAGCGTTCGGCGGAAGCCTACGCCGCCGAGCTCGGCGTCAGGGTCAGGCGCCTCTCGATCCGCGATCAGTCCAGCCGCTGGGGTTCTTGCACCTCGGCCGGCTCGCTGTCGTTTTCCTGGCGCCTGATCCTCGCGCCGCCCTACGTGCTCGACTACCTCGCCGCGCACGAAGTCGCCCATCTCGTCGAGATGAACCACTCGGCGCGGTTCTGGCGCGTCTGCGGCAAGGTGTGTCCGTCGATGGAGCGCGCCAAGAAGTGGCTCGACACGTATGGCAATGATCTGCACCGGTACGGGGCCGAGGATTAG
- a CDS encoding ABC transporter permease, translating to MTELSLHGGISVHRIGAMILRYWYLLMSSWPRLLELLYWPALQVITWGFLQLYIAENANFFARAGGTLIGAVILWDILFRGQLGFSISFLEEMWARNIGNLMMSPLKPIEFLLSLMVMSLIRLAIGIVPMTLLALFLFHFNVYALGLPLIAFFCNLIFTSWSVGIFVSGLVLRNGLGAESIVWTLMFAILPLACVYYPVNVLPLWLQHVAWALPPTYVFEGMRALLIEQTVRTDLMLSALAINAVLLVVSFGAFLALLRSARKHGSLLSSGE from the coding sequence ATGACCGAGCTCTCCCTCCACGGCGGCATCTCCGTCCATCGCATCGGCGCGATGATCCTACGCTATTGGTATCTGTTGATGTCGTCCTGGCCGCGGCTGCTCGAGCTCTTGTACTGGCCGGCGCTGCAGGTCATCACCTGGGGCTTCCTCCAGCTCTACATCGCCGAGAACGCCAATTTCTTCGCGCGCGCCGGCGGCACGCTGATCGGCGCCGTCATCCTCTGGGACATCCTGTTCCGCGGACAGCTCGGCTTCTCCATCTCGTTCCTGGAGGAGATGTGGGCGCGCAACATCGGCAACCTCATGATGAGCCCGCTGAAGCCCATCGAGTTTCTGCTGTCGCTGATGGTCATGAGCTTGATCCGGCTCGCGATCGGGATCGTCCCGATGACGCTGCTGGCGCTGTTCCTGTTTCACTTCAATGTCTATGCGCTCGGCCTGCCGCTGATCGCGTTCTTCTGCAATCTGATCTTCACCAGCTGGTCGGTCGGCATCTTCGTGTCAGGGCTTGTGCTGCGAAACGGCCTCGGCGCCGAGAGCATCGTCTGGACCTTGATGTTCGCGATCCTGCCGCTCGCCTGCGTCTACTATCCCGTCAATGTGTTGCCACTCTGGCTGCAACATGTCGCCTGGGCGCTGCCGCCGACTTACGTGTTCGAGGGCATGCGGGCGCTCTTGATCGAGCAAACCGTTAGGACCGATCTGATGTTAAGCGCGTTGGCCATCAATGCAGTGCTGCTGGTGGTATCATTTGGGGCATTCCTTGCCCTTTTGCGCAGCGCCAGGAAGCATGGCTCGCTGCTTTCGAGCGGTGAATAA